In the genome of Methanopyrus kandleri AV19, one region contains:
- a CDS encoding DUF2226 domain-containing protein, with translation MLPKTLKPVVEDKYVESLEELADLIASADLRTGVVRITARSGDALLDAFIVVLNGKVVYIEVEEVRTGERWRGEEALEHLREILSAIEGGQSAVVDVFEASEDDIEMIFEYHGIRPKEIELEDVLPVPALEADIEFETEELEGAEKEEATEETGIGVEEIEEAYDEEPEAVESYDFTEEVEREPESLSREEILKKYGIKEPDESFVENILKEFTGVETDLRERISRVLRSYGITVFKVEGIVEVLLGNDTDEEEVVETIRDFMKDAGVDELEVRTYRPEWLGRKI, from the coding sequence ATGTTGCCGAAGACCCTTAAGCCCGTGGTGGAGGATAAGTACGTTGAGAGTCTCGAAGAGCTGGCGGACCTGATCGCCAGCGCGGATCTAAGGACCGGAGTTGTGAGGATCACCGCACGGTCCGGTGACGCCCTGCTCGACGCGTTCATCGTAGTCCTCAACGGTAAGGTCGTCTACATCGAGGTCGAAGAGGTACGGACCGGGGAACGATGGCGGGGAGAGGAAGCGTTAGAGCACCTGAGGGAGATCTTAAGTGCAATTGAGGGAGGTCAGTCCGCCGTTGTCGACGTGTTCGAGGCCTCGGAAGACGACATCGAGATGATCTTCGAGTACCACGGTATACGGCCGAAGGAGATCGAACTGGAGGACGTGCTGCCAGTCCCCGCGCTCGAAGCCGATATCGAGTTCGAGACCGAGGAACTCGAGGGCGCCGAGAAAGAGGAAGCTACGGAGGAAACCGGGATCGGAGTAGAAGAGATCGAGGAAGCCTATGACGAGGAGCCGGAGGCGGTAGAGTCCTACGACTTCACGGAAGAGGTAGAAAGAGAACCGGAATCCCTGTCGCGTGAGGAGATACTGAAGAAATATGGGATCAAGGAGCCGGACGAGTCCTTCGTCGAGAATATCCTGAAGGAGTTCACCGGAGTGGAGACGGACCTTCGAGAGCGGATCTCGAGGGTTCTTCGCAGCTACGGTATAACGGTCTTCAAGGTGGAAGGTATCGTCGAAGTCCTGCTGGGGAACGACACCGACGAGGAGGAAGTCGTTGAGACCATTCGGGACTTCATGAAGGATGCCGGCGTCGACGAGCTGGAGGTCCGCACGTACCGACCCGAGTGGTTGGGGAGAAAGATTTAA
- a CDS encoding transcriptional regulator → MRAELCADLEEALRAGGHEVVRIERACFDIFVRTRDGRAYIVKVLINADGLRREVAEELRRISHFLEAVPVVVALKRHTGPLEKGVVYHRYEVPVLDPLTFARLVEGEPPKAVADRGGQYVVIRADEVDELDVSRVRRRQLRREGGRITLARAEEADVEGVPVELKTPEHVDTGRDRMTRFERRVAELLERMGAERTGKVRRAPFKLLAKDGETVLARAEEGGDRESIALRDVASATGSMGVIVTRERCKDTYVPTIDIGTLEEIKDLEDLKEYLQERDPEERVRRLVEEAGITSPREIAQRTGIRESVIREFLRRMGITDERKV, encoded by the coding sequence GTGCGGGCCGAGCTCTGTGCGGACCTCGAGGAGGCTTTGAGGGCCGGAGGCCACGAAGTCGTCCGCATCGAAAGGGCTTGCTTCGACATCTTCGTGCGTACCCGCGATGGTCGCGCTTACATAGTAAAAGTGTTGATCAACGCCGACGGGCTGCGCCGGGAGGTAGCCGAGGAGCTCAGACGCATTTCGCACTTCTTGGAGGCCGTACCGGTGGTCGTGGCGCTTAAACGCCACACCGGCCCGCTGGAGAAAGGCGTGGTCTACCATCGGTACGAAGTCCCCGTGCTCGACCCGCTGACGTTCGCCCGGCTCGTGGAGGGGGAGCCGCCGAAGGCCGTGGCGGACCGGGGAGGACAGTACGTCGTGATCCGTGCCGACGAGGTGGATGAACTGGACGTATCTAGGGTGCGCCGTCGCCAGCTCCGGCGTGAGGGCGGTAGGATCACACTAGCACGGGCCGAGGAGGCCGACGTCGAGGGGGTACCGGTGGAGCTCAAGACCCCGGAACACGTGGACACCGGACGCGACCGAATGACGCGGTTCGAGCGCCGTGTAGCGGAGCTCTTGGAACGGATGGGTGCCGAACGTACGGGGAAGGTTCGCAGGGCCCCCTTCAAGCTCCTGGCTAAGGACGGCGAGACCGTGCTGGCACGGGCGGAGGAGGGGGGAGACCGGGAGTCCATAGCTCTCAGGGATGTGGCCAGTGCTACGGGGTCGATGGGTGTGATCGTGACTCGAGAGCGTTGCAAAGACACGTACGTGCCCACGATCGACATCGGGACCCTCGAGGAGATCAAGGACCTCGAGGACCTCAAGGAGTACCTCCAAGAGCGCGATCCGGAGGAGCGTGTGAGACGGCTCGTTGAGGAGGCCGGCATAACGTCCCCGAGGGAGATAGCGCAACGCACCGGGATCCGTGAGTCGGTGATACGAGAGTTCCTGCGCAGGATGGGGATCACCGACGAGAGAAAGGTTTAA
- a CDS encoding DUF473 family protein, which translates to MLAITGVSFRVVEQLLTQGSTQIIVRSGNNLDAVVRLQPGDLVFVTTVGKRELKKGVSGVVATVRSVSVVHEHVVTGGDEHFEREFVAARLILNRVGSGRVREYKDCGVGRRVEVDVEMESAVSEAY; encoded by the coding sequence ATGCTCGCAATCACCGGGGTGAGCTTCCGAGTCGTCGAGCAACTCCTCACACAAGGGTCTACTCAGATAATAGTACGTAGCGGTAACAACCTCGACGCAGTCGTCCGCCTCCAGCCTGGTGATCTGGTCTTCGTGACCACCGTCGGCAAGCGAGAGCTCAAGAAGGGCGTCAGTGGTGTTGTAGCCACAGTGCGCTCCGTCAGCGTGGTCCACGAGCACGTCGTAACCGGGGGCGACGAGCACTTCGAGCGGGAATTCGTGGCGGCCAGACTCATCCTGAATCGGGTCGGGTCCGGTCGTGTTAGGGAGTACAAAGACTGCGGTGTGGGTCGTCGCGTGGAAGTCGACGTAGAAATGGAGTCGGCGGTTTCGGAGGCCTACTGA
- a CDS encoding Mur ligase family protein — protein sequence MDELPFDSVAVIGLGVEGRTCAARLAELGLKVYASDIREDVDVSSLERLPNVEVELGHHDIDRIRECDTVYFSPSIPNDAEIVREVRNIGVPPLEDLLTWPDSSKFVVVSGTNGKTTTVHMIDHLLDKLGIDRKIGGNAGGGFDGYATLYVRAELARPEVVVCEVCDMTLDYFSDRAPRYDVAVFLNLGLDHLDYHGSIERYAARAARFCDRARETAIVKCDGEERKVVERMESTPRCYDELDVEVDIPLRGEFYRLDAKAALLAVAEITSEPPEELAPLLSDFTSVPGRIKEYKLGEGRLVIGKTDNLSALKVVLRDYGPLDVVFWGTPRPGEDYRIEGIGRTLREAGVERVYVFPGLSEETVDDVIEELTSSGIEASPVEPSEVASKALELARRGRDVGVLGNGQDVIISIQHDVERAVRFLTAGSERSRG from the coding sequence GTGGATGAGCTTCCATTCGACAGCGTTGCCGTCATCGGGCTGGGAGTGGAGGGACGTACCTGCGCGGCGAGGTTGGCGGAACTGGGACTCAAGGTCTACGCCTCCGACATCAGGGAAGACGTCGACGTCTCATCGCTCGAGAGGCTTCCCAACGTCGAGGTAGAGCTCGGTCATCACGACATCGACAGAATCCGCGAGTGCGACACCGTGTATTTCTCGCCCAGCATACCGAACGACGCGGAGATAGTCCGCGAAGTCCGCAACATCGGGGTTCCACCACTTGAGGATCTCCTCACATGGCCAGATTCTTCGAAATTCGTCGTGGTCAGCGGAACCAACGGTAAAACCACGACGGTTCATATGATCGATCACCTACTCGACAAACTCGGTATCGATCGAAAGATCGGTGGGAACGCCGGAGGGGGTTTCGACGGGTACGCTACCCTCTACGTGCGAGCCGAGTTGGCGCGTCCGGAGGTCGTAGTCTGTGAGGTGTGTGACATGACGCTGGACTATTTCTCCGACCGAGCTCCACGGTACGATGTCGCGGTCTTCCTGAACCTGGGTTTGGATCACCTGGACTACCACGGTTCGATCGAGAGGTATGCGGCCCGAGCAGCCCGTTTCTGCGATCGGGCCCGAGAGACGGCGATCGTCAAGTGTGACGGGGAGGAACGGAAGGTAGTCGAAAGGATGGAGAGTACTCCCAGGTGTTATGATGAGTTGGACGTGGAAGTCGATATACCGCTCCGAGGGGAGTTCTACAGGCTGGATGCCAAGGCCGCGCTGCTGGCCGTCGCCGAGATAACCAGCGAACCTCCCGAGGAGCTGGCCCCGTTACTCTCGGACTTCACCAGTGTTCCCGGACGCATTAAGGAGTACAAGCTAGGTGAAGGCCGGCTGGTCATCGGAAAGACCGACAACCTCTCCGCCCTGAAGGTCGTCTTAAGGGACTACGGACCCCTGGACGTCGTCTTCTGGGGGACTCCGAGGCCGGGCGAAGATTACCGAATCGAGGGAATCGGCCGGACCCTCCGGGAGGCGGGGGTAGAACGCGTCTACGTGTTTCCCGGCCTGTCGGAGGAGACCGTGGACGACGTGATCGAGGAGCTCACGAGCTCCGGAATTGAGGCGTCTCCGGTAGAGCCTTCCGAGGTCGCCTCGAAGGCTCTGGAGCTGGCGCGGCGTGGTCGGGATGTGGGAGTGCTAGGAAACGGGCAGGATGTTATAATCTCAATACAACATGACGTCGAGCGTGCGGTACGCTTTTTGACCGCTGGATCGGAGCGATCTCGGGGATGA
- a CDS encoding serine/threonine-protein kinase RIO2 produces the protein MVMVERVVQALPEMEPEDFKVLRALELEMRRHDWVPFDRLLERTGLDEKELGYRLSRLDRWDMVVRTRRQTVGYLGYQLRPEGYDALALRALVDQGVLEGLGPEIGVGKEADVYLGISPKGAQLAVKFNRIGRTSYTKIKRYREYVKDKRHISWLYVNRLTAEREFEALLHLYPEGVSVPRPVAQNRHVLVMERFEGRELAETRVENPEAVLNRVLEEYEHALEVGVVHGDLSQFNIVVEGDDVLLIDWAHWVEVSHPSARELVERDVRNVCDYFRRKYGVHRHPREFFENSG, from the coding sequence ATGGTGATGGTGGAGAGGGTGGTACAGGCCCTTCCGGAGATGGAACCCGAGGATTTCAAGGTCCTACGAGCCCTCGAGCTGGAGATGCGCAGGCACGATTGGGTCCCGTTCGATCGACTGCTCGAACGCACCGGTCTCGACGAGAAGGAGCTAGGCTACCGTCTGTCCAGACTCGATCGTTGGGATATGGTCGTCCGAACGCGACGGCAAACGGTCGGGTATCTAGGTTACCAACTGCGTCCCGAAGGGTACGACGCCCTCGCCCTCCGGGCGCTCGTGGACCAAGGCGTGTTGGAAGGACTCGGCCCGGAGATCGGGGTGGGAAAAGAAGCTGACGTGTACTTGGGCATCTCCCCCAAGGGCGCGCAGCTGGCCGTCAAGTTCAATCGAATCGGTCGTACCAGTTACACTAAGATCAAACGGTACCGTGAGTACGTGAAGGATAAGCGTCACATCTCGTGGCTTTACGTTAATAGACTCACGGCCGAGCGTGAGTTCGAGGCGCTTTTACACCTGTACCCTGAGGGCGTTTCCGTCCCCAGGCCCGTCGCTCAGAACAGACACGTACTCGTGATGGAACGCTTCGAGGGACGGGAACTCGCGGAAACTCGGGTGGAAAACCCCGAGGCGGTCTTGAACCGGGTGCTCGAGGAGTACGAACACGCCCTCGAGGTCGGCGTGGTTCACGGGGACCTGAGTCAGTTCAACATAGTCGTCGAGGGCGACGACGTGCTGCTCATCGACTGGGCGCACTGGGTCGAGGTATCCCACCCCTCGGCCCGTGAGCTCGTCGAACGCGACGTACGGAACGTATGCGACTACTTCCGCCGGAAATACGGCGTTCACAGGCATCCGCGGGAGTTCTTCGAGAATTCCGGATGA
- a CDS encoding fumarylacetoacetate hydrolase family protein: protein MRVGTYLVDGTPRPAVFLDDEVHVYDLPVLEFIEVVHSDGLGDLDYSVYPLSELRIGPPVPRPPKIICFGLNYREHVEELREMGMDVPSEPVMTMKAPTAVIGHLDTVKLPREARRVDHELELAVVIGERCRKVSPEEARDAVLGFTIINDVTARDIEKREGQWVRAKSYDTFAPLGPWIETELEPDGLEMELRVNGEVRQRATTDDMVRDPYELVSFTSRVMTLEPGDIIATGTPPGVGPMEPDDKIELEIERIGRLVHYVGQ from the coding sequence TTGCGGGTAGGGACCTACCTGGTGGATGGCACCCCTCGTCCCGCCGTGTTTCTCGACGACGAGGTCCACGTCTACGACCTTCCCGTGCTCGAATTCATCGAAGTCGTCCACAGTGACGGGTTGGGTGATCTGGACTACTCTGTGTATCCGCTATCGGAGCTCAGAATAGGTCCCCCAGTTCCGCGGCCTCCTAAGATAATCTGCTTCGGACTCAACTACCGTGAGCACGTCGAGGAGTTACGCGAAATGGGAATGGACGTCCCCAGTGAGCCCGTCATGACCATGAAGGCGCCCACCGCGGTAATCGGCCACCTGGATACCGTTAAGTTACCGAGGGAGGCACGCAGGGTCGATCACGAGCTCGAGCTGGCCGTGGTGATCGGAGAGCGATGTCGTAAAGTGTCTCCTGAGGAGGCTCGAGACGCCGTTCTCGGGTTCACTATCATCAACGACGTGACGGCTCGTGACATAGAGAAAAGAGAGGGCCAATGGGTCCGAGCGAAGAGCTACGACACGTTCGCGCCTTTAGGACCGTGGATCGAAACCGAACTAGAGCCCGACGGACTCGAAATGGAGCTCCGTGTTAACGGCGAGGTGCGCCAGCGTGCTACCACCGACGACATGGTTCGGGATCCGTACGAGCTGGTATCTTTCACGTCTAGGGTGATGACGCTCGAGCCCGGTGATATCATCGCTACGGGAACCCCGCCCGGTGTGGGTCCGATGGAACCGGACGATAAGATCGAGTTGGAAATCGAACGCATTGGCAGGCTCGTACATTACGTAGGACAGTGA
- a CDS encoding 4Fe-4S binding protein translates to MPIEIDMDSCLLCEACVAACPTGAIRREDGDMNHCIVCGACVKACPVDALELEDLEREVDGEKVELKRIAWKPEECHKEDPPQCGEVCPQEIMRIEDGYPELRGFCVMCLKCMETCPIDAIGMKGVVEPKSEPPEHPEDEDVYVHPERCVGCTYCLQVCPTDAIEMVPTDAEFFKAEENEWSPVYVDPDTMELKQGRKVAKIDPEKCTGCTLCAQVCPWGAITAARDVPVQSREVKNEIDEDKCVGCGVCAEVCPGDLIEVDGVAKVPEKCPACKLCERACPVDAISINVSYERSGEME, encoded by the coding sequence ATGCCGATCGAGATCGATATGGACTCGTGTTTGCTGTGCGAAGCGTGCGTCGCAGCGTGTCCCACGGGTGCTATCCGCCGCGAAGATGGGGACATGAACCACTGTATCGTCTGCGGCGCCTGCGTGAAGGCCTGTCCCGTCGACGCCCTGGAGCTCGAGGACCTCGAGCGTGAAGTGGACGGAGAGAAAGTGGAACTCAAAAGGATAGCTTGGAAGCCCGAGGAGTGCCACAAGGAGGATCCACCTCAGTGCGGTGAGGTGTGCCCGCAGGAGATCATGCGGATTGAAGACGGCTATCCGGAGCTCCGCGGATTCTGCGTCATGTGCCTCAAGTGCATGGAAACGTGTCCTATCGACGCAATCGGCATGAAGGGTGTCGTCGAGCCCAAGTCCGAGCCCCCAGAGCATCCCGAGGATGAGGATGTCTATGTACACCCCGAACGGTGTGTCGGGTGCACATACTGCCTCCAGGTATGTCCGACCGACGCCATCGAAATGGTGCCGACAGATGCCGAGTTCTTCAAGGCCGAGGAGAACGAGTGGTCGCCCGTTTACGTGGACCCGGACACGATGGAGCTGAAGCAGGGCCGGAAGGTCGCCAAGATCGACCCGGAGAAGTGCACTGGATGTACACTGTGCGCCCAGGTGTGTCCGTGGGGAGCCATTACGGCAGCGCGTGACGTACCGGTTCAGTCCCGCGAAGTCAAGAACGAGATCGACGAGGACAAGTGTGTCGGATGCGGAGTCTGTGCCGAAGTCTGTCCAGGCGACCTGATCGAGGTCGACGGTGTCGCCAAGGTGCCGGAGAAGTGTCCCGCCTGTAAGCTCTGTGAGCGCGCGTGTCCCGTCGACGCCATCTCAATCAACGTCTCCTATGAGCGCTCCGGTGAGATGGAGTGA
- a CDS encoding proteasome assembly chaperone family protein has product MEVEFIRLADEIPECEFLIEGYPGIGMVGVIAIRHVVTECGAEPAFVMKIEDMPTAAIVHEGRVYPSAGVFVLDDLSFFYAEQADMRPGVVQNISESVAELSREIGVECIVCLAGIRAPDLEDEPSLYYAATSDKAAELFEGIAEPLKGGTITGVSGPLLLEGSLRGLDAVCLLVETPGTYPDPKAASRVVEALNEALGLSVDVSKLEEEAERIAKAVEETVQRLREQQRMEEEEAEPTERMFV; this is encoded by the coding sequence ATGGAGGTTGAATTCATACGCTTGGCGGACGAGATCCCGGAGTGTGAGTTCTTGATTGAGGGATACCCAGGTATAGGGATGGTGGGCGTAATCGCCATCCGCCACGTGGTGACGGAGTGCGGGGCCGAACCGGCCTTCGTGATGAAGATCGAGGACATGCCGACGGCGGCGATCGTGCACGAGGGTCGTGTGTACCCGTCAGCCGGAGTTTTCGTGCTAGACGACCTATCATTCTTCTACGCGGAGCAGGCCGATATGCGTCCCGGAGTCGTTCAGAATATCTCGGAGTCCGTAGCCGAGTTGTCCCGGGAGATAGGCGTGGAGTGCATCGTGTGTCTAGCGGGTATCAGAGCGCCTGACCTCGAGGATGAGCCCTCGCTGTACTACGCCGCCACCTCGGATAAAGCCGCCGAGCTTTTCGAGGGTATCGCGGAGCCACTCAAGGGGGGCACGATCACGGGGGTCAGCGGTCCGTTGCTCCTAGAGGGTAGCTTGCGCGGTTTGGATGCAGTCTGCTTACTCGTCGAGACTCCCGGTACGTATCCTGACCCTAAAGCGGCATCGCGGGTCGTAGAGGCCCTCAACGAGGCGTTGGGTCTCAGTGTGGACGTGTCGAAGCTCGAGGAGGAGGCGGAGCGCATCGCCAAGGCTGTTGAGGAGACCGTACAGCGTCTCCGGGAACAGCAACGGATGGAGGAAGAAGAGGCAGAACCGACGGAGAGGATGTTCGTGTAG
- a CDS encoding transglutaminase-like domain-containing protein produces MNAVRARMGWSPLPPQLLPYCDRFDLVAYQQGGLVAFKLFVYPPLTAVPPVLPQIKPGEDELSVVRTLALFVSDTMQYDVGAEPPEYVPPVLRRAFAELELRGRWRGACGTASYMFSYLCRLYGIPTRLVLIEPTDTGTVVSGTGRERERFVLHAQVQVWVHGRWMTVDPSVGLVGTSDRPVQGHRVRPDGTELYTPGVKSYTVCTQGPLVFWDTLTGLVELIV; encoded by the coding sequence GTGAACGCTGTCCGCGCCCGTATGGGTTGGTCTCCACTACCACCCCAACTCCTTCCCTACTGCGATCGGTTCGACTTGGTCGCGTACCAGCAGGGAGGTCTCGTAGCCTTCAAGCTCTTCGTCTACCCTCCCTTAACCGCGGTACCACCGGTCCTCCCCCAGATAAAGCCGGGTGAGGACGAGCTCAGTGTCGTCCGCACCCTGGCGTTGTTCGTGTCCGACACCATGCAATACGATGTCGGGGCGGAACCTCCGGAGTACGTACCTCCCGTGCTCCGACGCGCCTTCGCGGAGCTGGAGCTGAGGGGCAGATGGCGTGGGGCCTGTGGAACCGCCTCGTACATGTTCTCCTACCTATGCCGTCTCTATGGGATCCCGACCCGCCTCGTACTGATAGAACCCACGGATACGGGGACCGTGGTTTCGGGAACGGGACGGGAGCGTGAGAGGTTCGTACTCCACGCGCAGGTTCAGGTCTGGGTTCACGGTCGCTGGATGACCGTGGACCCTTCGGTTGGGTTAGTGGGGACCTCGGACCGGCCTGTGCAGGGGCACCGAGTACGTCCCGACGGCACTGAGCTCTACACACCTGGGGTCAAGAGCTACACGGTCTGTACCCAAGGACCTTTGGTCTTCTGGGATACGCTCACCGGGCTGGTGGAGTTGATAGTCTAG
- a CDS encoding tRNA(Ile)(2)-agmatinylcytidine synthase: MDWVALDDTDSPAGGCTTHAAVLLRAELAEAGAEPVGRPLLVRLNPNVPFKTRGNAAVALPVEAPWSVDIEAVVLRALKKVVRKGYPETRPGLVVCEGEPPRVCESVYEEAVRRILNPGRVKESVDDDVNVVLEGRGIVGAVAALGFARVRKDHEVTFEGIAYRAEKYWGTERRVEESSIREFDRRTFPVTFDNLDSRDGDVLITPNTPCPVLYGVRSVEPDVLEVAPDMIKTREPVVEYEIFESNQATDAHLVRVDRLADAEDYSNPVLDLTVVEEPRRIPGGHVVVRCEDEEGVRVDIAAFRPARPLTEVVAALHPGDEIRVAGALRPETPKHPRTVNVEKLRVLRLERVEEVRNPVCGRCRRSMKSAGRKKGFKCSCGERAPEDSKIGVEVPRELVEGVTYEAPPVARRHLSKPEYLVELGLLEPSPLSR; the protein is encoded by the coding sequence ATGGATTGGGTGGCACTCGATGACACCGACTCACCCGCCGGGGGATGTACCACCCACGCGGCCGTCTTACTCCGTGCGGAGCTGGCGGAAGCCGGTGCGGAACCCGTCGGTCGCCCGCTGTTAGTTCGATTGAATCCGAACGTGCCGTTCAAGACTAGGGGTAACGCGGCGGTCGCCCTGCCGGTGGAAGCACCGTGGAGCGTCGACATCGAAGCGGTGGTGCTACGTGCACTTAAGAAGGTAGTCCGGAAGGGTTACCCGGAGACCCGGCCGGGTCTGGTGGTCTGCGAAGGTGAGCCGCCGAGGGTCTGCGAATCCGTCTACGAGGAGGCGGTACGGCGCATTTTAAACCCCGGGAGGGTGAAAGAGAGCGTCGACGACGACGTCAACGTGGTCCTAGAAGGTCGCGGTATCGTCGGTGCCGTTGCGGCCCTGGGCTTCGCCCGCGTCCGGAAGGACCACGAGGTCACGTTCGAGGGGATCGCGTACCGTGCCGAGAAGTACTGGGGAACGGAGCGGCGTGTGGAGGAAAGTTCGATCAGAGAGTTCGACCGTAGGACGTTCCCCGTAACGTTCGATAATCTGGATAGTAGGGACGGCGACGTGCTCATAACGCCCAACACGCCATGTCCCGTCCTCTACGGAGTGAGATCCGTGGAACCGGACGTCCTAGAGGTCGCTCCGGATATGATCAAGACGCGAGAGCCGGTGGTGGAGTACGAGATCTTCGAATCGAACCAAGCGACGGATGCGCACCTCGTCCGCGTGGATCGGTTGGCGGACGCCGAGGACTACTCCAACCCCGTCCTAGACCTCACGGTCGTTGAAGAGCCTAGGCGAATACCGGGAGGTCACGTCGTGGTGAGGTGTGAGGACGAGGAGGGCGTCAGGGTAGATATCGCCGCGTTTCGTCCGGCCCGACCGCTCACCGAAGTCGTGGCGGCACTACATCCCGGCGATGAAATCCGTGTGGCGGGTGCGCTGAGACCGGAGACTCCGAAACACCCCCGCACGGTGAACGTGGAAAAGCTCCGTGTGCTGAGACTGGAGCGCGTGGAAGAGGTCCGCAATCCCGTGTGCGGACGGTGTCGGAGGTCGATGAAGTCGGCAGGACGGAAAAAAGGGTTCAAGTGCAGTTGTGGGGAACGGGCTCCGGAGGACTCGAAGATCGGAGTAGAGGTACCTCGAGAGCTGGTCGAAGGAGTGACGTACGAGGCACCTCCCGTAGCCCGGAGACACCTATCGAAACCTGAGTATTTAGTGGAGTTAGGACTGCTCGAGCCTTCACCGCTGAGTCGCTGA
- a CDS encoding ATP-dependent DNA ligase gives MTRPVPKSRKLDFFISSPPRKKGRKKEKREEEEAEERKRARKEEREREPTKAVGPSGAEFKVKTTDDDVYYSSLAEAFERLERISSRKAKISLIAQFLRQCPEDVVDTVALFLANQVFPGWDPRDLGIGSKLMRKVIATATGSTDSEVTELFKRLGDLGLTAEELLKRRKTSTLLDSRPLMVGEVRETFEKIAEVEGEGAVKRKMRLMMGLLARAKPKEARYLVRQALSELRTGVRESTVEEAIAQAFGVSRKLVERAHMLSNDLGLVAKVAMTKGEEGLREIDLRPMRPIKPMLAQAARNVKEALAEVGGKGAVEIKLDGARVQVHSDGEEVRVYTRRIEDVTHALPDIVEAVKDCVDADEFILEGEAVAINPETGKPRPFQELLHRIKRKYDIEEVRKEIPVELHLFDCLYVDGESLVDTPFRERRRRLEEIVREREGEVMLVEQVITDDPKEAAEMFHRALEMGHEGVMVKDLDANYTPGVRGKKMLKVKPVLETLDCVVIGGIWGKGKRKGLIGSYLLAVWDENKENLLEVGKVGTGMDDETLERLTKMFEDLIVEESGREVRFKPEVVFEVEFEDIQKSPKYSSGFALRFPRLVRVRDDLGPEDADTIEKVRRIYEEVLQKH, from the coding sequence GTGACTCGACCCGTCCCCAAATCCAGGAAACTCGACTTCTTCATATCCTCTCCTCCCAGGAAGAAAGGTAGGAAGAAGGAGAAGAGGGAGGAGGAAGAGGCGGAGGAGCGTAAGAGAGCTCGTAAGGAGGAGCGGGAGAGGGAGCCCACCAAAGCGGTCGGTCCCAGTGGAGCCGAGTTCAAGGTCAAAACGACGGACGACGACGTGTACTACTCGTCCCTGGCGGAGGCCTTCGAGAGGCTGGAGCGGATCAGTTCCAGGAAGGCCAAGATAAGCCTGATCGCCCAGTTCCTACGGCAGTGTCCGGAGGACGTCGTCGACACCGTCGCACTGTTCCTGGCCAATCAGGTGTTCCCCGGATGGGATCCGAGGGACCTCGGCATCGGGTCCAAGCTGATGCGGAAGGTGATCGCGACTGCCACGGGGTCTACCGACTCCGAGGTCACGGAGCTGTTCAAGCGGCTCGGCGATCTCGGACTCACCGCCGAGGAGCTGCTGAAGCGTCGGAAGACGTCGACGCTGCTCGATTCGCGACCCCTCATGGTGGGCGAAGTCAGGGAAACCTTCGAGAAGATAGCGGAAGTCGAGGGTGAGGGAGCCGTCAAGCGGAAGATGAGGCTGATGATGGGGTTGCTCGCCAGGGCGAAGCCGAAGGAGGCCCGCTACCTGGTTCGGCAGGCGCTGAGTGAGCTGCGGACGGGCGTACGGGAGAGCACCGTGGAGGAGGCCATCGCCCAGGCCTTCGGTGTGAGCAGGAAGTTGGTCGAGAGGGCCCACATGCTGTCGAACGACCTAGGACTGGTGGCCAAAGTGGCGATGACGAAGGGCGAGGAAGGTCTCCGCGAGATCGACCTGAGACCCATGCGACCGATCAAGCCGATGCTGGCGCAAGCAGCGAGGAACGTGAAGGAGGCGCTCGCCGAGGTCGGAGGGAAGGGCGCGGTGGAGATCAAGCTGGACGGCGCCCGCGTGCAGGTACACTCGGACGGAGAGGAAGTGCGCGTGTACACCAGGAGGATCGAGGACGTGACCCACGCGCTCCCCGATATCGTGGAGGCCGTGAAGGACTGCGTGGACGCGGACGAGTTCATCCTGGAGGGCGAGGCCGTGGCCATCAACCCCGAGACGGGCAAACCGAGACCGTTCCAGGAGCTGCTCCATAGGATCAAGCGGAAGTACGATATCGAGGAGGTGCGCAAGGAGATCCCGGTGGAGCTGCACCTCTTCGACTGCTTGTACGTGGACGGCGAGTCGTTGGTCGACACCCCGTTCCGAGAGCGTCGACGTCGACTCGAGGAGATAGTGCGCGAGCGCGAGGGAGAGGTGATGCTCGTCGAGCAGGTGATCACGGACGATCCCAAGGAGGCTGCCGAGATGTTCCATCGAGCCCTAGAGATGGGCCACGAAGGGGTCATGGTGAAGGACCTGGACGCGAACTACACTCCGGGCGTCCGCGGCAAGAAGATGCTGAAGGTCAAGCCGGTACTCGAGACGCTGGATTGTGTGGTCATCGGCGGTATTTGGGGTAAGGGCAAGCGGAAGGGACTCATCGGTTCCTACCTGCTGGCCGTCTGGGACGAGAACAAGGAGAACCTGCTTGAGGTGGGTAAGGTCGGAACGGGCATGGACGACGAGACACTCGAGCGATTGACCAAGATGTTCGAGGACTTGATAGTGGAGGAGTCGGGACGTGAGGTTAGGTTCAAGCCTGAGGTGGTTTTCGAGGTGGAGTTCGAGGATATCCAGAAGAGCCCGAAGTACTCGTCCGGATTCGCCCTTCGGTTCCCGAGACTGGTGCGCGTGCGCGACGATCTGGGTCCGGAAGACGCGGACACGATCGAGAAGGTTCGGAGGATCTACGAGGAAGTACTGCAGAAGCACTAG